From Dioscorea cayenensis subsp. rotundata cultivar TDr96_F1 chromosome 13, TDr96_F1_v2_PseudoChromosome.rev07_lg8_w22 25.fasta, whole genome shotgun sequence, the proteins below share one genomic window:
- the LOC120274537 gene encoding LOW QUALITY PROTEIN: xanthine dehydrogenase-like (The sequence of the model RefSeq protein was modified relative to this genomic sequence to represent the inferred CDS: inserted 2 bases in 2 codons; deleted 2 bases in 1 codon), whose product MGSLTKADEVSVDDVCSTDAILYVNGVRRVLPDGLAHLTLIQYLRDIGLTGTKLGCGEGGCGACTVMVSSYDQYLKRTTHYSINACLAPLYSVEGMHVITVEGIGNRHLGLHPVQETLANAHGSQCGFCTPGFVMSMYALLRSSKTPPTEEQIEEYISGNLCRCTGYRAIIDGFRVFSKIDDSLYTSSFEKGHTDKFVCPSSGKPCSCRATSGDGCGSSAVSTTHDHQQKPISYSDIDGSSYTEKELIFXPELLLRNSMPLHLYGSGGLQWYRPXRLEHVLNLKCRYPEAKLVIGNTEVGIEMKFKNAPYQVLISLTHVPELNKLSITDTGLEIGASVRLTEVQKFFKKLVVERVPHETSSCKAILEQLRWFAGKQIKNAASVGGNICTASPISDLNPLWMAAGASFKVIDFKGNQRTILAKEFFLGYRKVDLTATEILLSVHLPWTRPFEFVKEFKQAHRREDDIALVNAGMRVFLKQEGVKWTVAEVSIVYGGVAPVSFAALKTERSLIGKNWDKHMLDDAFLLLKDDILLTENAPGGMVEFRKSLTLSFFFKFFLFVSQQMSEKGHFTEEGFLSNHQSAIMPYSKPSFSGTQCYEVIREGTAVGLPMVHLSSKLQVTGEVEYADDVPLPPNALHAALVLSKKPHARILSIDDSQAKTSPGFAGLFLGRDVPGSNKIGAVIHDEEVFASELVTCVGQVIGIVVADTHENAKLASRKVLIEYEELLPVLSIKDAISCGSFHPNTARCFANGDVEWCFQSGACDKIIEGEVHVGGQEHFYLEPHSSLIWTVDGGNEVHMISSTQAPQKHQSSVAHVLGLPLSKVVCKTKRIGGGLVVRKTRSAFVAARLWTSISLGRPVKITLDRDVDMMISGQRHSFLGKYKVGFTNDGKVLALDLELYNNAGNSLDLSLSVLERAIAHSENVYDIPHIRFRGQVCYTNFPSNTAFRGFGGPQGMIIAENWIQRVSLELQRSPEEIREINFHSEGSVTPYGQLLENITLRQVWDELKASCQFSKVRDAVNHFNTRNRWRKRGISMIPTKFGISFTSKPMNQAGALVHVYVDGTVLVTHGGVEMGQGLHTKVAQIAASSLNIPLSSVFISETSTDKVPNSSPTAASASSDMYGAAVLDACEQIKSRMNPVAAKLGHSSFAELARACFLERIDLSAHGFYITPDIDFDWKVGKGKLFSYYTYGAAFAEVEVDTLTGDFQTRTADIVMDLGHSLNPAIDIGQIEGAFIQGLGWVALEELKWGDPDHKWIRPGNLYTCGPGTYKIPSANDIPMNFKVSLLKGAPNPKAIHSSKAVGEPPFFLAASVFFAIRDAITAARAEENLFDWFPLDNPATPERIRMACTDNFTKPFASPDFRPKLSV is encoded by the exons TAGGGAATCGTCACCTTGGTTTACACCCTGTCCAG GAAACATTAGCCAACGCTCATGGCTCTCAATGTGGATTTTGTACTCCTGGATTTGTTATGTCTATGTATGCATTACTGAGATCAAGCAAAACACCACCCACTGAAGAGCAAATAGAGGAATACATTTCAGGAAATTTATGCCGGTGTACAGGATACAGAGCAATTATTGATGGATTCCGTGTTTTTTCCAAAATTGATGATTCATTATACACCAGTTCTTTTGAAAAAGGGCATACCGACAAATTTGTCTGCCCGTCGAGTGGCAAACCTTGTTCTTGCCGAGCAACCTCAGGTGATGGTTGTGGAAGTTCTGCTGTTTCTACAACTCATGATCACCAGCAGAAACCTATATCTTATAGTGATATTGATGGAAGCTCATACACTGAGAAGGAACTCATTT CCCCAGAACTTCTTTTGAGAAATTCTATGCCTTTACATTTGTATGGATCTGGTGGATTACAGTGGTATCGAC TAAGGCTTGAGCatgttttaaatttgaagtGCCGGTATCCGGAGGCGAAGCTTGTGATTGGTAATACTGAGGTAGGAATTGAGATGAAATTCAAAAATGCACCATATCAGGTTCTGATTTCTCTTACGCATGTACCTGAGTTAAACAAGTTGAGCATTACAGACACTGGTTTGGAGATTGGTGCATCTGTTAGATTGACAGAAGTTCAAAAATTTTTC AAGAAGTTGGTAGTGGAGCGGGTGCCTCATGAGACATCATCTTGCAAGGCCATTTTGGAGCAGCTAAGATGGTTTGCTGGAAAACAGATAAAAAATGCTGCTTCTGTTGGTGGGAATATCTGCACTGCTAGCCCAATATCTGATTTAAATCCTCTTTGGATGGCTGCTGGGGCAAGCTTTAAAGTTATTGATTTTAAAGGGAACCAGCGAACTATTCTTGCGAAGGAATTTTTTCTTGGTTACCGCAAAGTTGACCTGACTGCTACTGAAATCTTACTGTCAGTCCATTTACCATGGACTCGACCTTTTGAGTTTGTCAAAGAATTCAAGCAAGCACATCGAAGAGAGGATGATATTGCCCTTGTAAATGCTGGAATGCGTGTATTTCTTAAGCAAGAGGGAGTAAAATGGACTGTGGCTGAGGTATCTATTGTTTATGGTGGGGTAGCTCCTGTTTCCTTTGCTGCATTAAAAACTGAAAGATCTCTGATTGGAAAAAATTGGGATAAGCACATGTTAGATGATGCTTTTCTGTTACTGAAAGATGACATCCTTCTTACTGAAAATGCACCTGGTGGAATGGTTGAATTCCGGAAGTCCTTGACATTAAGTTTCTTTTTCAAGTTCTTTCTGTTTGTTTCTCAGCAGATGAGTGAGAAAGGCCACTTTACAGAAGAAGGGTTTCTTTCAAACCATCAGTCAGCTATAATGCCTTATTCTAAGCCATCCTTTAGTGGAACCCAATGCTATGAGGTGATAAGAGAAGGAACAGCTGTTGGGCTTCCTATGGTCCATCTTTCTTCAAAACTACAG GTGACTGGGGAGGTGGAATATGCTGATGATGTGCCACTACCTCCAAATGCTTTACATGCTGCTTTAGTGTTAAGTAAAAAGCCTCATGCGCGTATCTTGTCAATAGATGATTCACAGGCCAAAACATCTCCAGGGTTTGCAGGTTTATTCCTCGGTAGAGATGTCCCTGGGAGTAATAAAATTGGAGCAGTCATTCATGATGAGGAAGTTTTTGCTTCAGAACTTGTTACTTGTGTTGGTCAG GTTATTGGAATTGTTGTTGCTGATACTCATGAAAATGCAAAGCTTGCTTCCAGGAAAGTGCTTATTGAATATGAAGAGCTGCTGCCAGTCCTATCTATAAAAGATGCTATTAGTTGTGGCAGTTTCCATCCTAACACAGCGAGATGTTTTGCAAATGGAGATGTAGAATGGTGCTTTCAGTCAGGTGCTTGTGACAAAATAATAGAAGGGGAGGTTCATGTTGGTGGTCAGGAACATTTCTATCTGGAACCTCATAGCAGTCTTATTTGGACGGTTGATGGTGGGAATGAAGTTCATATGATTTCTTCTACTCAA GCTCCTCAAAAGCATCAAAGTTCTGTTGCTCATGTACTTGGTCTTCCGTTGTCAAAAGTTGTTTGCAAGACCAAGCGTATCGGTGGTGGTTTGGTGGTAAGGAAAACAAGGTCTGCTTTTGTTGCTGCACGCCTGTGGACCAGCATATCTCTTGGGCGACCTGTGAAGATTACATTAGACAGAGATGTAGACATGATGATTTCAGGGCAGCGCCATAGTTTTCTTGGAAAGTACAAG GTTGGCTTCACAAATGATGGAAAAGTTTTAGCCTTGGATCTTGAGCTCTACAACAATGCTGGAAACTCATTGGATCTGTCCCTTTCAGTCCTTGAGCGTGCTATTGCTCATTCAGAAAATGTCTATGATATACCACATATTAGGTTTCGAGGGCAAGTTTGCTATACCAATTTTCCAAGTAATACAGCTTTTCGAGGATTTGGCGGGCCTCAAGGCATGATTATTGCAGAAAACTGGATCCAGCGAGTTTCTTTGGAGCTTCAGAGAAGCCCTGAAGAGATAAGG GAAATTAATTTTCACAGTGAAGGATCTGTGACGCCTTATGGTCAACTACTTGAAAATATCACATTGAGGCAGGTATGGGATGAACTAAAGGCATCTTGTCAATTTTCAAAGGTTCGTGATGCTGTTAATCACTTTAATACTCGCAATCGCTGGAGAAAGCGGGGGATATCTATGATTCCAACAAAATTTGGCATCTCATTTACTTCAAAGCCTATGAATCAG GCTGGTGCTCTTGTGCATGTTTATGTTGATGGGACAGTTCTTGTAACCCATGGGGGTGTCGAGATGGGGCAGGGTTTGCACACAAAGGTTGCTCAAATTGCTGCTTCATCCTTAAATATACCTCTTAGTTCAGTATTCATATCTGAGACAAGTACAGACAAG GTACCAAATTCATCACCAACAGCAGCTTCTGCAAGCTCTGATATGTATGGGGCTGCTGTTTTAGACGCTTGTGAACAAATAAAGTCACGCATGAACCCTGTAGCTGCTAAACTTGGTCACAGTTCCTTTGCTGAG CTTGCAAGGGCCTGCTTCTTGGAAAGGATAGATCTCTCTGCTCATGGCTTTTACATCACTCCTGATATTGACTTTGACTGGAAAGTTGGAAAAGGAAAGCTTTTTAGCTACTACACCTATGGAGCAGCATTTGCAGAAGTTGAAGTAGACACCCTCACTGGAGACTTCCAAACAAGAACAGCTGATATTGTTATGGATCTTGGACATTCTCTAAACCCAGCAATTGATATTGGACAG ATCGAAGGAGCGTTCATACAGGGTTTAGGTTGGGTTGCCTTGGAAGAACTAAAATGGGGAGACCCAGATCATAAGTGGATTAGACCTGGCAATCTATACACTTGTGGACCAGGAACTTACAAGATTCCTTCTGCAAATGACATCCCTATGAATTTCAAGGTTTCCCTTCTAAAG GGTGCTCCAAATCCAAAGGCAATTCACTCCTCGAAAGCTGTCGGTGAACCACCGTTCTTCCTTGCTGCATCGGTGTTCTTTGCCATCAGAGATGCCATAACAGCTGCCAGAGCAGAAGAAAATCTCTTCGATTGGTTTCCGCTGGATAATCCAGCAACACCTGAAAGGATTAGGATGGCCTGCACAGACAACTTCACAAAGCCGTTTGCCTCTCCAGATTTTCGCCCAAAACTCAGTGTCTGA